TAGCTTGATAGTAATAGGAATTCCTCATTCATGCATTTATCACTGGGATATATTGCCCTCTTTTAAATTGTATATAAATCGGTCTGGCTTACCTGATTCTTTCATCAGTAGAAATCCATTTTGTGTCCAAAAATGATAATACTCCGAAGTCGCCCGAACAAAGAGACTACGACCCTCAACTATTTTGACAAATTGGAGCGTATAACGAAGTAGCGCGCTGCCTGCTCCTTGTTTTCTAAAATCGGGGTGAACGGCAAAATAAAGAATCTCATAATCACCTTCCGAGCACAGCAGGGTAAGTACGCCAACCACTTCGTCACCACTGTAAGCTGCAAAATGAGCGGCTTCAAAATCCCCATCAAGCATGACCTCCGACAATTGCCCTGTAGCACTGAACACCTCCTTTCGGAGTTTCCAGGTGCGGGCCGCAAATACCTGTTCGATATACCAATCTGTCATAATTGTATTTCGAGTTCTAAAAATGCCGGTGGAAGGTAATTAATAATGTCCGAAGGCAATAGGGAATAAACGCCAATCGAGGGTACCGCAATATCAGCTGCCCTTCCATGTATGTATACCCCCATAATCAGTGCTTCCTGGGACGAATAGCCCTGCCCGACCAAAGCCGTCAATATCCCTGTCAAGATATCTCCGCTTCCTCCCGTAGCCATTCCGACATTGCCGGTGCTATTGAAATAAATTGCTCCTTCAGGTGTAACCATCGCACTGTTGGCTCCTTTTATCAAAACGTTCAGTTGGTATTGTGCTGCAAAGACCTTCACCTTATCCATCTTTTCGAAGTCATTCTGCCAAGTCCCCAATAATCGACTTAATTCTTTAGGATGTGGAGTCAATATACTTTGTTTCGGAATGAATTGCCATAGCTCAGGTTCTTGCGCCAAGATATTCAATGCGTCAGCGTCTAATACCAAAGGGGTATCAAGATCCTGCGCGATAAACATCTTAAAAGCATCAATCGTAGATTGGGCTGTCCCCATACCAATGCCGATGCCGATGGATTGAAAGCTGTGCACATCAGGGAACTGTGTGACTAGATCGTCGTTGGGGTCAGTAATTACCATCGCTTCGGGGACGGCAGTCTGGATACTTGTATAGCCACAGGATGGTATATAAGCAGAAGCTAAACCACAGCCCGCACGCAAAGCAGCCCTTAAGGCCAATTGCACAGCGCCCATCTTGCCCCTACTCCCACCGACGATCAGACTATGCCCGAAGGTTCCCTTGTGATCAAATTTATTTCGTTTCCGATAGAACGACCTGAGC
The window above is part of the Sphingobacterium sp. ML3W genome. Proteins encoded here:
- a CDS encoding NAD(P)H-hydrate dehydratase gives rise to the protein MKILSAAQMSWVDRQTMHDQGISSLDLMERAATAVFEAIKQQHPNLEQHSFCIFCGKGNNGGDGLVLARLLDQQQAEVSVYLIDTPDYSADNLANQNRLPAHLIQKIGTESQVHIPRGAIVLDCLFGYGLKYSLSENWQDLIAAINHCDGPLYAIDMPSGLLSDETTPNDSPVVEADLVYTFQSPKLGLLMPENRLRVKAFRILDIGLSPTAFDQVDTVFRYVDSALLRSFYRKRNKFDHKGTFGHSLIVGGSRGKMGAVQLALRAALRAGCGLASAYIPSCGYTSIQTAVPEAMVITDPNDDLVTQFPDVHSFQSIGIGIGMGTAQSTIDAFKMFIAQDLDTPLVLDADALNILAQEPELWQFIPKQSILTPHPKELSRLLGTWQNDFEKMDKVKVFAAQYQLNVLIKGANSAMVTPEGAIYFNSTGNVGMATGGSGDILTGILTALVGQGYSSQEALIMGVYIHGRAADIAVPSIGVYSLLPSDIINYLPPAFLELEIQL
- a CDS encoding GNAT family N-acetyltransferase — protein: MTDWYIEQVFAARTWKLRKEVFSATGQLSEVMLDGDFEAAHFAAYSGDEVVGVLTLLCSEGDYEILYFAVHPDFRKQGAGSALLRYTLQFVKIVEGRSLFVRATSEYYHFWTQNGFLLMKESGKPDRFIYNLKEGNISQ